One Caretta caretta isolate rCarCar2 chromosome 8, rCarCar1.hap1, whole genome shotgun sequence DNA window includes the following coding sequences:
- the FAM78B gene encoding protein FAM78B isoform X1 yields MGCLQSVACKARVRRDNIVLSDVSATIEPGATAIEESSPVVLRYRTPYFRAAARGTMPPIPRRHTWVVGWVQACNHMEFYNTYSDLGMSSWELPDLREGRVKAISDSDGVSYPWYGNTTETVTLVGPTNKVSRFSVSMNDNFYPSVTWAVPVSDSNVPLLTRIKRDQSFTTWLVAMNMTTKEKIILQTIKWRMRVDIEVDPLQLLGQRARLVGRTQQEQPRILSRMEPIPPNALVKPNANDAQVLMWRPKRGQPLVVIPPK; encoded by the exons ATGGGCTGCCTGCAGAGCGTCGCGTGCAAGGCGCGCGTGCGGCGCGACAACATCGTCCTGAGCGACGTGTCCGCCACCATCGAGCCGGGCGCCACCGCCATCGAGGAGAGCTCGCCCGTCGTGCTGCGCTACCGCACGCCCTACTTCCGCGCCGCCGCCCGGGGCACCATGCCGCCCATCCCGCGCCGCCACACCTGGGTGGTGGGCTGGGTGCAGGCCTGCAACCACATGGAGTTCTACAACACCTACAGCGACCTGGGCAT GTCCAGCTGGGAACTTCCTGACTTGCGAGAAGGGAGAGTAAAAGCCATCAGTGACTCTGATGGTGTGAGCTACCCCTGGTATGGGAACACTACGGAAACGGTGACCTTGGTTGGGCCCACTAACAAGGTCTCCCGGTTCTCAGTCAGTATGAATGACAATTTTTACCCCAGTGTGACGTGGGCTGTCCCTGTGAGTGACAGCAATGTACCATTGCTGACCAGGATTAAGAGGGATCAAAGCTTTACCACGTGGCTAGTAGCCATGAACATGACCACCAAGGAGAAGATCATCCTGCAGACTATAAAGTGGAGGATGCGCGTGGACATTGAAGTGGATCCCTtgcagctcctggggcagcgagCACGACTAGTGGGAAGGACTCAGCAGGAGCAGCCCCGGATTCTGAGCCGAATGGAACCCATCCCACCAAACGCACTAGTGAAACCCAACGCCAACGATGCCCAGGTCCTCATGTGGAGACCCAAACGAGGCCAGCCTTTGGTAGTGATACCTCCCAAGTAG
- the FAM78B gene encoding protein FAM78B isoform X2: MEFYNTYSDLGMSSWELPDLREGRVKAISDSDGVSYPWYGNTTETVTLVGPTNKVSRFSVSMNDNFYPSVTWAVPVSDSNVPLLTRIKRDQSFTTWLVAMNMTTKEKIILQTIKWRMRVDIEVDPLQLLGQRARLVGRTQQEQPRILSRMEPIPPNALVKPNANDAQVLMWRPKRGQPLVVIPPK; encoded by the exons ATGGAGTTCTACAACACCTACAGCGACCTGGGCAT GTCCAGCTGGGAACTTCCTGACTTGCGAGAAGGGAGAGTAAAAGCCATCAGTGACTCTGATGGTGTGAGCTACCCCTGGTATGGGAACACTACGGAAACGGTGACCTTGGTTGGGCCCACTAACAAGGTCTCCCGGTTCTCAGTCAGTATGAATGACAATTTTTACCCCAGTGTGACGTGGGCTGTCCCTGTGAGTGACAGCAATGTACCATTGCTGACCAGGATTAAGAGGGATCAAAGCTTTACCACGTGGCTAGTAGCCATGAACATGACCACCAAGGAGAAGATCATCCTGCAGACTATAAAGTGGAGGATGCGCGTGGACATTGAAGTGGATCCCTtgcagctcctggggcagcgagCACGACTAGTGGGAAGGACTCAGCAGGAGCAGCCCCGGATTCTGAGCCGAATGGAACCCATCCCACCAAACGCACTAGTGAAACCCAACGCCAACGATGCCCAGGTCCTCATGTGGAGACCCAAACGAGGCCAGCCTTTGGTAGTGATACCTCCCAAGTAG
- the FAM78B gene encoding protein FAM78B isoform X4 has protein sequence MSSWELPDLREGRVKAISDSDGVSYPWYGNTTETVTLVGPTNKVSRFSVSMNDNFYPSVTWAVPVSDSNVPLLTRIKRDQSFTTWLVAMNMTTKEKIILQTIKWRMRVDIEVDPLQLLGQRARLVGRTQQEQPRILSRMEPIPPNALVKPNANDAQVLMWRPKRGQPLVVIPPK, from the exons AT GTCCAGCTGGGAACTTCCTGACTTGCGAGAAGGGAGAGTAAAAGCCATCAGTGACTCTGATGGTGTGAGCTACCCCTGGTATGGGAACACTACGGAAACGGTGACCTTGGTTGGGCCCACTAACAAGGTCTCCCGGTTCTCAGTCAGTATGAATGACAATTTTTACCCCAGTGTGACGTGGGCTGTCCCTGTGAGTGACAGCAATGTACCATTGCTGACCAGGATTAAGAGGGATCAAAGCTTTACCACGTGGCTAGTAGCCATGAACATGACCACCAAGGAGAAGATCATCCTGCAGACTATAAAGTGGAGGATGCGCGTGGACATTGAAGTGGATCCCTtgcagctcctggggcagcgagCACGACTAGTGGGAAGGACTCAGCAGGAGCAGCCCCGGATTCTGAGCCGAATGGAACCCATCCCACCAAACGCACTAGTGAAACCCAACGCCAACGATGCCCAGGTCCTCATGTGGAGACCCAAACGAGGCCAGCCTTTGGTAGTGATACCTCCCAAGTAG